A region from the Paenibacillus humicola genome encodes:
- a CDS encoding ABC transporter substrate-binding protein: protein MRSNRIVMTIIGLMLTLALAACSGGTGGNSGGSGNNAGSADNGANAGGNGAGNGGNAGANNGTGASDDANAAGGDNAGADDSGSQATPDMDFDMGGRTIKVVSWWDMTIPEDNPDNIARKKNLEALEKKHNFKMQFIAIDYGEYQQKVTASLLAGEPIGDIVRLGKSYTIPALVKQDLLWPIDEYTKNSKVFNQKVTNEFMQYNGRGYGFSEGQGNLITGIFYNRTLMNQLGIKPLEDYVKADNWNWDTFVQVAKEANKDTNNDGKLDTWGLASAGFMDAALVSDEAALTNGNKESLDDPKTVEVLNFLSRLATEKVARPTEGGDWTEPGQFFRQGNTLMYAGAIYEIGGLKTDMKDYDIGFVPFPKGPSASAYHSVEPLFQALTIPKKVEHPEQLMYIWEKINDIDSIYDYPDQASLESNFENEDDIQNARTAGDGMLVLDHNTFPKLPYNDILGDITKGNSVSTVVAKYKAPVQAAIDEVYKK from the coding sequence ATGCGAAGCAACAGGATCGTAATGACAATCATCGGTTTGATGCTGACGCTTGCTTTGGCCGCATGCAGCGGCGGTACCGGCGGTAACTCCGGCGGCTCCGGCAATAATGCCGGCAGCGCAGACAACGGCGCAAATGCCGGCGGCAACGGTGCCGGCAATGGCGGAAATGCCGGCGCCAATAACGGAACTGGCGCATCGGACGATGCGAACGCGGCGGGCGGAGACAATGCCGGAGCGGACGACAGCGGCAGTCAAGCGACGCCCGACATGGATTTCGATATGGGCGGGAGGACCATCAAGGTCGTATCGTGGTGGGATATGACGATTCCGGAGGACAATCCGGATAATATCGCCCGCAAGAAAAACCTGGAAGCGCTTGAGAAAAAGCATAATTTTAAAATGCAATTCATCGCCATCGATTACGGCGAATATCAGCAGAAGGTCACGGCCTCGCTGCTTGCGGGAGAACCGATCGGAGATATCGTCCGGCTGGGCAAGTCCTACACGATTCCCGCGCTGGTGAAACAGGATCTGCTGTGGCCGATAGACGAGTACACGAAGAACAGCAAAGTTTTCAACCAGAAGGTCACCAATGAATTTATGCAGTATAACGGCAGAGGCTACGGCTTCTCCGAGGGGCAAGGCAACCTGATTACCGGCATTTTCTATAACCGGACGCTGATGAACCAGCTCGGCATCAAGCCGCTTGAGGATTATGTCAAAGCGGATAATTGGAACTGGGATACCTTCGTTCAGGTCGCCAAGGAGGCCAACAAGGATACGAACAACGACGGCAAGCTGGATACGTGGGGACTCGCGTCGGCAGGGTTTATGGACGCGGCATTGGTTTCCGACGAAGCGGCCTTAACCAACGGCAATAAGGAAAGCCTGGACGATCCGAAGACCGTCGAGGTGCTTAATTTCCTTTCCCGCCTGGCAACCGAGAAGGTCGCAAGACCGACGGAAGGCGGAGATTGGACGGAACCGGGCCAATTTTTCCGACAGGGCAATACGCTGATGTATGCCGGCGCGATATACGAAATCGGCGGACTCAAGACCGACATGAAGGATTACGACATCGGATTTGTTCCGTTTCCCAAAGGGCCCAGCGCCTCCGCCTATCATTCCGTAGAGCCGCTTTTCCAGGCGCTGACGATTCCGAAGAAGGTCGAGCATCCCGAACAGCTCATGTACATCTGGGAGAAAATCAACGACATCGATTCGATTTACGATTATCCGGATCAGGCGTCCCTGGAGAGCAACTTCGAGAATGAAGACGATATTCAGAACGCCCGTACGGCGGGTGACGGCATGCTGGTTCTCGATCACAATACGTTCCCGAAATTGCCGTACAACGATATCCTTGGCGACATTACGAAAGGCAACTCGGTTTCCACCGTCGTGGCGAAGTATAAAGCGCCGGTCCAGGCGGCGATTGACGAGGTTTATAAAAAATAG
- a CDS encoding helix-turn-helix transcriptional regulator: MLIVDPDMHSREQNMRMLDWNQLGFILHACADHAHAVSFIEKQRFSLVVINFKRFHDEGLQLCAHIRQTSRTAVLLLGGDHDFNLARKALTYHVSDYLADPVHASDLSASLKTIKRQLDAETAALSPIHAVIQQNRHRPSSIIETVKKYVQEELHRNITLKKISDALHFNCAYLGQKFKNEEKMSFNAYLLQQRMEKAKRLLEQTDMRIYEIAKEVGYTETDWFYKKFKAYTGTSANEYRKRISITA; encoded by the coding sequence GTGTTGATTGTCGATCCGGATATGCACTCGAGGGAACAAAATATGCGGATGCTTGATTGGAATCAATTGGGCTTTATTCTTCATGCCTGTGCCGATCATGCTCACGCCGTATCTTTCATCGAGAAGCAGCGCTTTTCTCTTGTCGTCATCAATTTTAAGCGCTTTCATGACGAAGGATTGCAGCTCTGCGCCCATATTCGCCAAACAAGCCGGACGGCCGTTCTTCTCCTTGGCGGGGACCACGATTTCAATCTTGCGCGAAAAGCTTTAACCTATCATGTAAGCGATTACTTGGCCGATCCCGTTCATGCGTCCGATTTATCGGCAAGCCTGAAGACCATCAAACGGCAGCTTGACGCCGAAACCGCCGCCTTGTCGCCTATTCATGCCGTCATCCAACAAAATCGCCACAGGCCGTCTTCGATTATCGAAACGGTCAAGAAATACGTTCAAGAGGAGCTTCACCGGAACATCACGCTCAAAAAAATATCGGACGCCCTTCATTTCAACTGCGCCTACTTGGGCCAAAAATTCAAAAACGAAGAAAAAATGTCCTTTAACGCGTATTTGCTGCAGCAGCGGATGGAAAAAGCGAAGCGTTTGCTCGAGCAAACGGATATGCGGATCTACGAAATCGCAAAAGAGGTCGGCTATACGGAAACCGACTGGTTCTATAAAAAATTCAAGGCTTACACGGGAACCAGCGCAAACGAGTATCGAAAACGGATTTCGATTACGGCATAA
- a CDS encoding response regulator — MYRLLIVDDEEIITDSLYEVFARFMPDRLDVCKAYSGHEALGWMSRTRIDIVLTDIRMPGMSGLELTEEIRTYWPRCKIVFLTGHSEFDYAYQAIQMADVRYVLKTEGYDKVTQTVLDVMDDIDCSRHTNRLVEQSREQTYALELIAQGDYFRHLLQDSRTYCRDQEALVNECGALHIELDPTVPIVMILGRISYPDQVSYIEKSKTMTASRMIWNSYLSGKTRHISIVDKYEDIVWFLQPNPDAAEKFDHHLIRFLEGTLELIQETCLESLGVTASFTVSGTSCKWEAITLQYERLRRLQQMNVDDDISIIVTDRFQQTHAPDAKEENRIGQKAEILAAHLEADRKEKFYACFEEIAACSLHPCANIERTSEAYYAVALVLFSYINRWGLNGQIGEYRKLMRLDDHPSMKEGFQYLSQIANRIFQIKRLDEKERATYVIDQICHYINEHLSGDLSLVRLAEINYFNPTYLSRFFKQERGINLSEYIDQCRIRKAMELLKDGDIKVREVAVSVGYEAAHSFTRFFKKATGMTPQEYRDTIPIDYPRMM, encoded by the coding sequence ATGTATCGGCTGTTAATTGTTGACGACGAAGAGATTATTACGGATAGTTTGTACGAAGTGTTCGCCCGGTTCATGCCGGACAGACTCGATGTATGCAAAGCTTATTCCGGCCATGAAGCGCTGGGCTGGATGTCGCGCACACGAATCGATATCGTCCTTACGGATATCCGGATGCCCGGCATGAGCGGATTGGAACTGACCGAAGAAATTCGAACGTATTGGCCCCGGTGCAAAATCGTTTTTCTGACCGGCCACAGTGAATTCGATTATGCTTACCAAGCCATTCAAATGGCGGACGTCCGTTATGTGCTGAAAACGGAAGGCTACGACAAAGTGACGCAAACGGTGCTCGACGTCATGGACGATATCGATTGCAGCCGTCACACGAATCGGCTTGTCGAACAGTCCCGGGAACAGACATACGCGCTTGAATTGATCGCGCAAGGCGATTATTTCCGGCATCTGCTGCAGGACAGCCGAACCTATTGCAGGGATCAAGAAGCGCTTGTCAACGAATGCGGCGCACTCCATATCGAGTTGGATCCGACCGTTCCCATCGTCATGATTCTGGGCCGTATTTCGTACCCCGACCAAGTTTCCTATATCGAAAAAAGCAAAACGATGACGGCATCCCGGATGATCTGGAATTCCTATCTATCCGGAAAAACGCGCCATATCAGCATCGTGGATAAGTACGAGGACATCGTATGGTTTCTGCAGCCCAATCCGGATGCGGCGGAGAAGTTCGACCACCATTTGATCCGCTTTCTTGAAGGGACGCTGGAATTGATTCAGGAAACCTGTCTTGAATCCCTCGGGGTGACGGCGTCTTTTACCGTGAGCGGCACCTCCTGTAAATGGGAGGCGATTACGCTGCAATACGAAAGGCTTCGCCGGCTGCAGCAAATGAATGTCGACGACGATATCTCGATCATCGTAACCGACCGATTTCAACAGACGCATGCGCCCGATGCGAAGGAAGAAAATCGGATCGGCCAAAAAGCGGAAATTTTGGCGGCGCACCTGGAAGCGGACAGGAAAGAGAAGTTCTATGCGTGCTTTGAGGAAATAGCGGCGTGCTCGCTGCATCCGTGCGCCAATATCGAACGAACGAGCGAGGCTTATTACGCCGTTGCGCTCGTCCTGTTCTCGTATATCAACCGGTGGGGACTGAACGGTCAAATCGGCGAATACAGGAAGCTGATGCGGCTGGACGATCATCCCTCCATGAAAGAAGGATTTCAATATTTATCCCAAATTGCAAACCGGATTTTTCAAATCAAGAGACTGGACGAGAAAGAAAGAGCGACGTATGTGATTGATCAAATCTGCCATTATATCAACGAACATTTAAGCGGGGACTTGTCTTTGGTGCGATTGGCGGAAATCAATTATTTCAATCCAACTTATTTATCCCGTTTTTTCAAGCAGGAGAGAGGCATCAACCTGTCCGAATATATCGATCAATGCCGGATCAGAAAAGCGATGGAGCTCTTGAAGGACGGGGATATCAAGGTGAGAGAGGTTGCGGTATCCGTCGGTTACGAAGCGGCGCATTCCTTTACGCGCTTTTTCAAGAAGGCAACGGGAATGACGCCGCAGGAATACCGGGACACGATCCCGATCGACTACCCGCGCATGATGTGA
- a CDS encoding sensor histidine kinase yields the protein MFLFKFPAGSFRKSIFVRLVVMYLIVVLPVITLGMYLYNWSYSNATQNLSRAALAQLSNYLEDLSREIEWMESQQYDILEDNDLNKLAVTWELMDSVEKRSNLNYLVHRLTAIKNSSNFIQDIDVHIPSINKTISASNAVIGFDRESFDYFRAVGGRNGNRLILRNGTLHLIAMKQSGKKGEEPLFIVEIELDTSKLRDSLQQVSTYPGSRSFLIAETSGFTLGSDEDLEQMLQYDYLRSIMKKSSNPSVFRVNGRKYHLDEVRSDQLNLAVATYLPEEAVKKPLSRFQIWAWLFALTSICAIVIYSLSTYRLVHKPLLLLIQGFRRMEGGSLDIQIEHEQEDEFGYLYHRFNHMTRRLQALIDQDFKQKLMMQKAELKQLQSQINPHFLYNSFFILNSLAKTGDTERIELFTHMLGEYFRFITRNGEDNVRLADEIKHSRMYTEIQKLRFSRRIRVQFDELPKELETIRVPRLIVQPLIENAYEHSLEKMMKEGMLRVTFEKDPAEARIVVEDNGEGLGDADIAALNERLANPSESQDMTGMINIHRRILLIYGAGSGLFLSKSEWNGLKVEVRIKLEGESGHVSAVNC from the coding sequence ATGTTCTTGTTTAAATTTCCAGCCGGTTCGTTTCGGAAGTCGATCTTCGTGAGGCTGGTCGTTATGTACCTGATCGTTGTTCTGCCCGTCATCACGCTCGGCATGTATTTGTATAACTGGAGCTACAGCAACGCGACGCAAAATTTATCCCGAGCGGCCTTAGCGCAATTATCGAATTATTTGGAGGATTTAAGCCGCGAAATCGAATGGATGGAGAGCCAGCAGTACGATATTTTGGAAGACAACGACCTGAACAAATTGGCGGTCACCTGGGAGCTGATGGACAGTGTCGAGAAAAGGTCCAATTTGAATTATTTGGTTCATCGGCTGACCGCGATTAAAAACAGCAGCAATTTCATTCAAGATATCGACGTACATATTCCTTCGATCAATAAGACGATTTCCGCCAGTAACGCCGTCATCGGTTTCGACCGTGAAAGCTTCGATTATTTTCGCGCGGTCGGCGGCCGAAACGGCAATCGGCTGATTTTGCGGAACGGCACGCTTCATCTCATTGCCATGAAGCAGAGCGGTAAGAAGGGGGAAGAACCGCTGTTTATCGTCGAAATCGAACTGGATACGTCGAAGCTGAGGGATTCTTTACAGCAAGTCAGCACGTATCCCGGAAGCCGGTCCTTTCTGATTGCGGAAACGTCGGGATTTACGCTCGGCAGCGACGAGGATTTGGAACAAATGCTTCAATATGACTATTTGCGTTCCATAATGAAGAAAAGCTCCAATCCGTCGGTATTCAGGGTGAATGGCCGGAAGTACCACCTCGATGAAGTGCGATCCGATCAACTGAACCTGGCCGTGGCGACGTATTTGCCGGAAGAAGCGGTCAAGAAACCGCTGAGCAGGTTCCAGATATGGGCCTGGCTGTTTGCGTTAACGTCCATATGCGCCATCGTCATTTATTCGCTGTCGACTTACCGCCTCGTTCATAAACCTTTACTGCTTCTCATTCAAGGCTTCCGAAGAATGGAAGGGGGTTCTCTGGACATTCAGATCGAGCATGAACAGGAGGACGAGTTCGGATACTTGTATCACCGGTTCAACCATATGACAAGAAGGCTGCAGGCACTGATCGATCAGGATTTCAAGCAAAAGCTGATGATGCAGAAGGCGGAACTGAAACAGCTGCAATCCCAAATCAACCCGCATTTTTTGTATAACAGCTTCTTTATCTTGAACTCCCTGGCCAAAACCGGCGATACGGAGCGAATTGAGCTTTTTACTCACATGCTTGGGGAATATTTTCGATTCATTACCCGCAACGGCGAGGACAATGTCCGATTGGCGGATGAGATCAAGCATTCGCGGATGTATACCGAAATCCAGAAGCTTCGGTTCTCGAGAAGGATACGCGTCCAATTCGACGAGCTGCCGAAAGAATTGGAAACGATCCGGGTGCCGAGACTGATCGTGCAGCCTTTGATCGAAAACGCCTATGAGCACAGTCTCGAGAAAATGATGAAGGAGGGGATGCTTCGCGTCACCTTCGAAAAAGATCCCGCCGAAGCGCGCATCGTCGTAGAAGATAATGGGGAAGGACTCGGCGATGCCGATATCGCGGCATTAAACGAACGTCTGGCCAATCCGTCGGAATCCCAGGATATGACAGGCATGATCAACATTCACAGGCGCATCCTTCTCATCTACGGAGCGGGAAGCGGTCTCTTTTTGTCAAAATCCGAATGGAACGGACTGAAAGTCGAGGTTCGCATCAAGCTGGAGGGGGAATCCGGCCATGTATCGGCTGTTAATTGTTGA
- a CDS encoding extracellular solute-binding protein, with protein MMSKVNAKAKAIVAAVSTALILSGCFRDGRDQEISSEPEHETAYQDPALSRYNPPARLTFVRETSDGLDDLIRQLPGETLEDNRWSRLYEQVLGIKIKYDWTAKGDSYRQKFGVTLASGDIPDVVRVNAQQLRQLSNAGLIQNLSAAYDAYASPFTKQILSQEGTGPFEAATIDGRLMGIPETSSSIEGAMFLWIRTDWLNRLGLKPPKTIGDVLAISKAFTERDPDRNGKQDTFGLAVSNYLWDPVAGVSGFMAGFGAFPNLWIKDGSGKLVFGGIQPEVKTALKALQDLYRSGQIDGEFGFKDGAKVQKQVADGKIGMAYGQQWSSFWVQPSRQQDPNAEWQAFPIVSVSGEAPKVPLPFTTSNFFAVKQGYPHPEAIVKMINLHLEKNWGKTADYETYYSTPLPVWELSPVTPYPARKNLDAYRQLDKARRTGSASILKDEARAIQKNIDTYRSGNQDKELGWGWERTYGPSGAFAILDHYEKNNQLLYESFVGAPTETMIEKQFILDDLMNDSFMNIILGRPVDDFDRFAREWRRLGGDQITAEVNAWYSKKGNEAK; from the coding sequence ATGATGAGCAAGGTGAATGCTAAGGCCAAGGCGATTGTTGCTGCCGTTTCGACCGCTCTCATCCTTTCGGGGTGTTTCCGGGACGGCAGAGACCAGGAGATCTCCAGCGAACCGGAACATGAAACGGCTTATCAGGATCCGGCTTTAAGCCGATACAATCCTCCCGCCCGGCTGACGTTCGTTAGAGAAACAAGCGACGGCCTGGACGATTTGATCCGGCAATTGCCGGGCGAAACGCTGGAGGATAACAGATGGAGCCGTCTTTACGAACAGGTGCTGGGCATTAAAATCAAATACGATTGGACCGCCAAGGGCGATTCGTACCGGCAGAAGTTTGGCGTTACGCTTGCATCCGGCGATATTCCCGACGTTGTTCGCGTCAATGCGCAGCAGCTGCGGCAGCTCAGCAACGCCGGGTTAATTCAGAATCTGTCCGCTGCATACGACGCCTATGCTTCGCCATTTACGAAGCAAATTTTGAGCCAGGAAGGAACCGGCCCTTTCGAGGCGGCGACGATCGACGGCAGGCTGATGGGAATACCGGAAACGTCCTCTTCCATCGAAGGCGCCATGTTTTTATGGATCCGCACGGATTGGCTGAACCGGCTCGGTTTAAAGCCGCCGAAAACGATCGGCGATGTCTTGGCAATTTCGAAAGCGTTTACAGAACGGGATCCGGATCGGAACGGCAAGCAGGATACGTTCGGTCTTGCCGTGAGCAATTACTTGTGGGACCCGGTGGCGGGCGTTTCGGGATTCATGGCGGGATTTGGGGCGTTTCCGAATTTATGGATTAAAGACGGCTCCGGAAAGCTCGTATTCGGGGGAATTCAGCCCGAAGTGAAGACGGCATTGAAAGCGCTTCAGGATCTGTACCGAAGCGGTCAAATCGACGGCGAATTCGGCTTTAAGGACGGGGCCAAGGTTCAAAAGCAGGTCGCCGACGGAAAAATCGGGATGGCTTACGGGCAGCAGTGGAGCTCGTTTTGGGTTCAGCCAAGCCGCCAGCAGGATCCGAATGCCGAGTGGCAGGCCTTCCCGATCGTCTCGGTTTCGGGCGAAGCGCCGAAGGTACCGCTTCCGTTCACGACCAGTAATTTTTTTGCCGTCAAACAAGGCTACCCCCATCCCGAAGCAATCGTCAAAATGATTAATTTGCATCTGGAGAAAAACTGGGGGAAAACGGCCGATTATGAAACCTACTACAGCACCCCGCTTCCCGTATGGGAATTATCGCCGGTAACGCCGTATCCGGCCCGGAAAAACCTGGACGCCTATCGTCAGCTCGACAAGGCTCGCCGGACCGGCAGCGCTTCTATACTCAAGGACGAAGCCAGGGCGATTCAAAAAAACATCGATACCTATAGGTCCGGAAATCAGGATAAAGAATTGGGGTGGGGATGGGAGCGTACCTACGGCCCGTCGGGCGCCTTTGCGATCCTGGACCATTACGAGAAAAACAACCAGTTATTATATGAAAGCTTCGTCGGCGCCCCGACGGAAACGATGATCGAAAAACAGTTTATTTTGGACGATTTGATGAATGACTCGTTTATGAATATTATTCTCGGCAGGCCTGTCGATGACTTCGACCGGTTCGCCCGGGAATGGCGGCGATTAGGCGGGGACCAGATTACGGCGGAAGTCAACGCGTGGTATTCGAAAAAAGGAAATGAAGCAAAATGA